A region of Haliotis asinina isolate JCU_RB_2024 chromosome 7, JCU_Hal_asi_v2, whole genome shotgun sequence DNA encodes the following proteins:
- the LOC137290604 gene encoding syntaxin-1A-like: protein MSGVKDRLAELQAGQKGVKTDNEKKKTKKKPKVADDMESLQEQVRDVEGNLTTIERNVKEMEDLQKHMLSSPFCDKADVYKYEQIVNHVQQVSKEARLKLRGLEQATAIEQKGSDGSSALQRVRTHQLNRLTNTLAAYTNTFFKIQADYMDKMKKRMRTQLEVTKGTNNMGEDEMNEILQKDNYNAFTQNFISDTQDAASQLRQIEDRQNDILALEKSVFEVNQLFKDMSVLVHDQGEKLDNIESNMTRTQTYVGEGNVKLKEARKHRRRSRRCMFIVAGVVIVVLVVIAVALAAAFA, encoded by the exons ATGTCGGGTGTGAAGGACCGATTGGCAGAACTACAGGCAGGGCAGAAGGGGGTTAAGACCGATAATGAGAAAAAGAAGACAAAAAAGAAACCTAAAGTGGCCGACGACATGGAAAGCCTTCAGGAACAAGTCCGGGACGTCGAGGGGAATCTGACAACAATAGAAAGAAATGTGAAGGAAATGGAAGATCTCCAGAAACACATGCTCAGCTCGCCTTTCTGTGACAAGGCGGACGTGTACAAATATGAGCAGATTGTGAACCATGTTCAACAG GTTTCTAAGGAGGCCAGGCTAAAACTTCGAGGTCTTGAGCAAGCGACCGCCATCGAGCAAAAGGGGTCCGATGGCTCATCTGCTTTACAAAGGGTGAGAACTCACCAGCTGAACCGCCTGACCAATACACTCGCGGCTTACACCAATACGTTTTTCAAGATCCAGGCAGATTATATGGACAAGATGAAGAAGAGGATGCGTACACAGCTTGAGGTGACAAAGGGAACTAACAACATGGGCGAGGACGAGATGAACGAAATCCTCCAGAAAGATAACTACAATGCATTTACGCAAAACTTCATCTCGGACACGCAGGACGCAGCGTCTCAGCTTCGTCAAATAGAAGACCGTCAAAACGATATCCTGGCTTTAGAGAAGAGTGTTTTTGAAGTGAACCAGTTGTTTAAAGACATGAGTGTGCTTGTACATGACCAGGGTGAGAAGCTGGACAACATAGAATCCAATATGACCAGAACACAGACTTACGTGGGAGAAGGTAACGTCAAACTGAAGGAGGCTCGGAAACACCGGAGAAGATCACGGAGATGTATGTTCATTGTGGCTGGAGTAGTCATTGTTGTTCTTGTCGTCATTGCCGTTGCCTTGGCAGCTGCCTTTGCATAA